A genome region from Lucilia cuprina isolate Lc7/37 chromosome 3, ASM2204524v1, whole genome shotgun sequence includes the following:
- the LOC111676735 gene encoding skin secretory protein xP2-like, with product MSTAPRKLVLVLVVCGLVIAAPICEAKRALGGSNRKSSGGGYTTRRQPTSVTKPSYNTNSGSSSSNSHADAAKLSYPNYNSQPNRPASAGAPATNSQPIGWNVPNQGHAGPPPAYSASNVPGGAKTNMHEAPPVYQKPNYGAAPPSYNQATGTNYGAPQYHQPGALPAGATYHSPNNLPPGATYYNNPSHVPGGYPAGGSYPAAGYGGGYHAPAGSNYYQSPQNLPQGATYLPAGNALPPGAVLYSSPPQQSSSGLGFGSGLAAGAIGGAILGHVLTPTQTRVVEQAPAAAAAGGSADGGQDRIIIINNGQVMNATTDANGVTVINTGETPAPGATVAAGETPAPLAPMAPVPAADVPQNATNPGETPAAVAPVAAAAAAGAEGSPAAPANPEQPPAGGIICVPVRVNQTDPNDATKMVEVEQIACYPAPPPPPAEPQAAAEAVKPAEAAAAPVPAEGSAPLAPMQPITAGSSSQQLQQESTLIGDQTIKSADNAAGPKEKGSLAILMCFLLSYLVAY from the exons atgtctaCGGCACCACGTAAATTGGTGTTGGTTTTGGTGGTTTGTGGCCTTGTAATAGCGGCTCCAATATGTGAAGCCAAAAGAGCTTTGGGAGGCAGTAATAGGAAATCTTCCGGTGGCGGTTATACCACTAGACGTCAGCCTACTAGTGTAACTAAACCTAGTTACAATACTAATAgtggcagcagcagcagtaactCACATGCCGATGCTGCGAAATTGAGCTATCCCAATTATAACTCTCAACCTAATCGTCCAGCTAGTGCTGGTGCTCCGGCTACGAATAGTCAACCTATTGGTTGGAATGTACCCAATCAAGGTCATGCCGGTCCACCACCAGCTTATTCTGCCTCGAATGTTCCTGGAGGAGCCAAAACTAATATGCATGAGGCACCACCAGTATACCAGAAACCTAACTATGGCGCTGCTCCTCCTAGTTATAACCAGGCCACCGGTACGAACTACGGAGCACCTCAGTATCATCAACCAGGCGCTTTACCTGCTGGTGCTACATATCATAGCCCCAACAATCTACCACCAGGTGCCACCTACTATAACAATCCTTCTCATGTTCCTGGTGGCTATCCGGCTGGTGGTTCATATCCTGCCGCTGGTTATGGTGGTGGTTATCATGCTCCAGCTGGCTCTAATTATTATCAATCGCCTCAAAACTTGCCACAAGGTGCTACCTACTTACCCGCTGGTAATGCTTTGCCACCAGGTGCTGTTCTCTATTCCTCTCCACCTCAGCAATCTTCTTCCGGTTTAGGTTTCG GTTCTGGTTTAGCAGCTGGTGCTATTGGCGGTGCCATTTTGGGTCATGTTCTTACACCTACCCAAACTCGTGTTGTTGAACAGGCACCTGCTGCCGCCGCTGCAGGTGGCAGTGCCGATGGTGGTCAGGATcgtattataattattaacaatGGTCAAGTTATGAATGCTACTACAGATGCCAATGGTGTTACAGTTATAAATACAGGAGAAACACCAGCCCCTGGTGCGACTGTTGCTGCCGGTGAAACCCCAGCACCTTTAGCCCCTATGGCTCCTGTACCAGCAGCTGATGTGCCACAAAATGCTACTAATCCCGGAGAAACTCCTGCAGCTGTTGCCccagtagcagcagcagctgctgctggTGCTGAAGGCAGTCCTGCAGCTCCTGCTAATCCTGAACAACCCCCAGCTGGAGGTATTATTTGTGTGCCAGTACGTGTCAATCAAACCGATCCAAATGATGCTACAAAAATGGTAGAAGTTGAACAAATAGCCTGTTATCCAGCACCTCCACCACCACCAGCAGAGCCACAAGCAGCAGCTGAAGCGGTAAAACCAGCTGAAGCTGCTGCTGCTCCTGTCCCAGCAGAAGGCTCTGCACCCTTGGCTCCCATGCAACCCATAACCGCTGGTTCTTCTTCACAACAATTACAGCAGGAGTCTACCTTAATAGGAGATCAAACTATTAAATCAGCCGATAATGCTGCAGGACCTAAGGAAAAGGGTTCTCTAGCCATACTTATGTGCTTCTTATTAAGCTATTTGGTAGCTTATTAA
- the LOC111676746 gene encoding rabphilin-1 yields the protein MDFRNLNNGAGGNKYVCPSDRQLALRAKLRTGWNSSQVHEPLRPDEQAAIISVIKRNEELEIAERQRVGRLVERVEKIKSRAVERGPNCCRLCGDTFGILRAQRIICEDCRKSVCPKCSLDISIRYHTTEKTREIWLCRICSETREMWKKTGAWFFKGLPNYEVPSSATSTPTRNTPVVAEANDMVINQRKVQSCQSTPTRNVRVKKLTIRVCDSSSEEELEGIKARGKAEDVVDNACSNMNQVCLKEGDKREAKNGTKTSPTISEGKLQREDSFRMRTFGSIRSFIDGTTGERKLSNAFFFNNRSNSRSEAGSAQPEFDTISTASTVYTTASNTNNRRESSNYCSSHRRSSVSSSWSISDSSSGNSATTASMSAANQANAHCRDPLLGWLEVAITYRENFHTLDATVVRARDLPPMDSLGLTDPYCKLNIITAEGTAKYTRWQKTRCVHKTRNPEFNETLQFVGVEPEELGNALLYVAIFDEDKYGHDFLGAAKIGLSTVHNTNQYRISVPLGPEDQYSNAAEMSQEWPHGKVLVSLCYNTKRRALTVNIKQCVNLIPMDNNGSSDPFVKLQMKPDSHRNKKYKTSVKWRTLNPIYNEEFHFEASPHDLNKQSIIITVWDKDLGKSNDFLGSLIIGFNSKGERLQQWLDCIRLPDHFHEKWHCLAGENPLH from the exons ATGGATTTTCGAAACCTTAACAATGGCGCTGGCGGTAACAAATATGTCTGTCCCAGCGACAGGCAATTGGCATTGAGAGCaaa ATTAAGAACCGGTTGGAATAGCTCTCAGGTCCACGAACCTTTACGACCCGATGAACAGGCAGCCATTATATCCGTCATCAAACGCAATGAAGAGCTAGAAATTGCAGAACGCCAGCGTGTGGGTCGCCTGGTGGAAAGAGTAGAAAAAATCAAATCTCGAGCTGTAGAGAGAGGACCCAATTGCTGTCGTTTGTGTGGTGACACTTTTGGTATCCTACGGGCACAACGTATCATCTGTGAGGATTGTCGCAAATCGGTTTGCCCCAAATGTAGTTTGGACATTAGTATACGTTATCATACCACCGAAAAGACTAGAGAAATCTGGTTATGCCGCATTTGCTCAGAAACCCGTGAAATGTGGAAGAAAACGGGGGCTTGGTTTTTCAAAGGTCTTCCCAATTATGAAGTGCCAAGTTCAGCCACCTCAACGCCCACGCGGAATACACCCGTCGTAGCGGAAGCCAATGATATGGTAATAAACCAACGTAAAGTGCAAAGTTGCCAAAGTACACCCACGCGCAATGTGCGCGTTAAAAAGTTGACTATACGAGTTTGTGACTCCAGCAGTGAGGAAGAGTTGGAGGGGATTAAGGCAAGAGGAAAAGCTGAAGATGTAGTGGATAATGCTTGCAGCAATATGAATCAAGTGTGTTTAAAAGAAGGCGATAAAAGAGAGGCTAAAAATGGCACAAAAACCAGCCCGACTATAAGTGAGGGCAAGCTGCAAAGAGAAGATAGTTTTCGCATGCGCACCTTTGGTTCCATACGCAGTTTTATCGACGGCACAACGGGCGAACGTAAACTTTCGAATGCTTTCTTTTTCAACAATCGTTCGAATTCACGTTCAGAGGCTGGCAGTGCCCAACCGGAATTTGATACCATATCGACTGCTTCCACTGTTTATACCACAGCTTCCAACACCAACAATCGTCGAGAAAGCTCAAATTATTGCTCAAGTCACAGACGCAGTTCGGTTTCCTCTTCCTGGTCGATAAGTGATAGTTCTTCGGGCAATTCAGCGACCACCGCTTCTATGTCTGCAGCCAATCAAGCTAATGCACATTGCCGTGACCCTTTGCTGGGTTGGCTGGAGGTGGCCATTACCTATAGGGAAAATTTTCATACCTTAGATGCCACCGTGGTTAGAGCTCGTGATTTGCCTCCAATGGACTCTTTGGGTTTGACCGATCCTTATTGTAAGTTGAATATTATAACCGCTGAAGGAACGGCTAAATATACCCGCTGGCAAAAGACGAGGTGTGTACATAAAACTCGCAATCCGGAATTTAATGAAACGCTGCAGTTTGTGGGTGTTGAACCCGAAGAGTTGGGCAATGCTTTGCTGTATGTGGCCATTTTTGATGAAGACAAGTATGGTCATGATTTTTTGGGTGCAGCAAAGATTGGCTTATCGACG GTTCATAATACTAATCAATATAGAATTTCGGTGCCCTTGGGACCCGAAGATCAATACAGCAATGCCGCAGAAATGTCTCAAGAATGGCCTCATGGCAAAGTTTTGGTCTCGCTGTGTTATAACACCAAGAGAAGAGCTTTAACGGTTAATATCAAGCAATGCGTTAACTTAATACCCATGGACAATAATGGCAGTTCTGATCCATTTGTTAAAtt gCAAATGAAACCCGATTCTCAtcgtaacaaaaaatacaaaaccagTGTCAAATGGCGAACTTTGAATCCCATCTACAATGAAGAATTCCATTTCGAGGCTAGTCCTCATGATCTAAATAAACAATCAATTATAATTACCGTATGGGATAAGGATTTGGGTAAAAGTAATGATTTTCTAGGCAGTTTGATTATTGGATTTAATAGTAAAGGTGAACGTTTGCAGCAGTGGCTGGATTGCATACGTTTGCCAGATCATTTTCATGAGAAATGGCATTGTTTGGCAGGCGAAAATCCTTTGCATTAG
- the LOC111676738 gene encoding vacuole membrane protein 1 → MSQHHHHHKKDKDTRQRKNVDKENSNTKQQQQQQQQQQTKTSNSTTTTNSCTQEKLRKTNNGALSIMNVKQQMKPLNKQQKEKLKAEREALVLWRQPIKTLSYCSLEIVELVKTLVGKLMQRKTWIGLFLILASFIAVLYQLPGRHQIIVEFLKNNTWFVVYWTGLGILSSVGLGTGLHTFLLYLGPHIASVTLAAYECNSLNFPKPPYPDDIICPEEPYDKTIPNIWSIMSKVRFEAFLWGAGTALGELPPYFMAKAARLSGYDPDDAEELAEFEALKAKKNQKNLGLMDRGKLFMERVVERIGFLGILACASIPNPLFDLAGITCGHFLVPFWTFFGATLIGKAIIKMHIQKVFVIIAFNESLIEKAVDTLAAIPVIGKKLQEPFKGFLNNQKQRLHRQRNATPAESGNMLSKIFETFVICMVCYFVVSIVNSLAQSYHKRLHKHKHSTPNTPNAAVASSTMLTSPVQPTATTTNKRTKKAARE, encoded by the exons ATGtcacaacatcatcatcatcataaaaaAGACAAAGATACGCGACAGCGCAAAAATGTAGATAAAGAAAACTctaatacaaaacaacaacagcagcagcagcagcaacaacaaacaaagaCCTCaaactcaacaacaacaacaaattcttGTACACAGGAAAAACTTAGGAAAACTAATAACGGTGCATTGTCAATAATGAATGTTAAACAACAAATGAAACCATTGAATAAACAACAAAAGGAAAAACTTAAAGCCGAACGAGAGGCTTTAGTATTATGGAGGCAACCAATAAAAACATTGTCATATTGTAGCTTAGAAATAGTGGAACTTGTTAAGACTTTAGTGGGAAA ATTAATGCAAAGAAAGACTTGGAttgggttatttttaattttagctaGTTTTATAGCTGTTCTATATCAACTACCCGGTCGTCATCAAATTATAgtagagtttttaaaaaataacacttgGTTTGTGGTGTATTGGACGGGTTTGGGTATTTTATCTTCCGTGGGCTTAGGCACTGGTCTACATACATTTCTACTGTATTTGGGGCCTCATATAGCTAGTGTTACTTTAGCTGCCTATGAGtgtaattctttaaatttcccCAAACCCCCCTATCCAGATGA CATCATTTGTCCAGAGGAACCCTATGACAAAACAATTCCCAATATTTGGTCTATTATGTCTAAGGTACGTTTTGAGGCTTTCCTATGGGGTGCAGGTACAGCTTTGGGTGAGCTACCACCCTATTTTATGGCCAAAGCAGCCCGTTTGTCGGGCTATGATCCAGACGATGCTGAGGAATTGGCTGAATTTGAGGCTTTAAAGGCGAAGAAGAATCAAAAGAATTTAGGCTTAATGGATAGAGGAAAACTGTTTATGGAGCGTGTGGTCGAACGTATTGGTTTCTTAGGAATATTAGCTTGTGCCAGT ATTCCCAATCCTTTATTCGATTTAGCCGGCATTACCTGTGGCCATTTCTTGGTGCCATTCTGGACTTTCTTTGGGGCCACTTTGATCGGCAAGGCCATTATAAAAATGCACATACAAAAAGTCTTTGTGATTATAGCCTTTAATGAATCGCTAATTGAAAAGGCCGTAGATACTTTGGCTGCCATTCCGGTAATCGGTAAAAAACTACAAGAACCCTTTAAGGGTTTTCTCAACAATCAAAAACAACGTTTACATCGTCAACGTAATGCCACACCGGCAGAATCGGGCAATATGCTATCGAAAATCTTTGAAACCTTTGTTATTTGTATGGTCTGCTATTTTGTAGTGTCCATAGTTAATTCTTTGGCTCAAAGTTATCACAAACGTTTACACAAACACAAGCATAGTACGCCCAATACACCCAATGCCGCCGTCGCCTCCTCTACAATGTTAACAAGTCCTGTACAGCCAACAGCCACAACTACTAATAAGAGAACTAAAAAGGCGGCTAgagaataa
- the LOC111676742 gene encoding host cell factor-like, producing MESETPANAMADNNTSANNLGLNEATPMDTDENVNNTESSAETGAHTDHMDTENANPEGQPMDNLPTPSSSNTETTTPTAGPTSSQSEQLDAANDNLATLAAVSAAGAAESNNNPAGSQTSAMDSASNNNQITGEETPNKSSASNSNNTTNNNQTPTPTTNSTLTTNNPPLDEEDAKWHTVGIFQGLSTTVTSYIDNTVWSSSGLNLNAEDIPDLGQHPRINLEPGTAYRFRIRALNSVGASDWSEVSSFKTCLPGFPGAPSAIKISKSSEGAHLTWEPPPSCVSSNEIVEYSVYLAVKPGKEKETKAGQRAPAQLAFVRVYVGAANQCTVSHTSLSAAHVDCSNKPAIIFRIAARNEKGYGPATQVRWLQDPVQNSANNPGLGPNSLLSPTRVKPELTGASPSKRFKATVAGGGGR from the exons ATGGAATCAGAGACACCCGCTAACGCTATGGCGGACAATAATACCTCAGCTAATAATCTAGGGCTTAATGAAGCGACTCCCATGGACACCgatgaaaatgttaataatacagAAAGTTCGGCTGAAACGGGTG caCATACCGATCACATGGATACCGAAAATGCTAACCCGGAAGGCCAGCCTATGGATAATTTACCTACCCCTAGCTCTAGTAATACAGAAACTACAACGCCCACTGCTGGTCCAACGTCCTCTCAAAGTGAACAGTTAGATGCGGCTAATGATAATTTAGCCACATTAGCAGCAGTCTCAGCGGCCGGAGCAGCCGAGTCTAATAACAATCCAGCCGGATCACAGACATCAGCAATGGACTCAGCCTCTAACAACAATCAAATAACTGGCGAGGAAACTCCCAACAAATCATCAGCGAGTAATAGCAATAATACCACTAACAATAACCAAACTCCAACGCCCACAACTAATTCTACACTTACCACCAACAATCCTCCCTTAGATGAGGAAGATGCCAAGTGGCACACCGTGGGTATTTTCCAGGGTCTTTCTACTACCGTTACTAGTTATATAGATAATACTGTGTGGTCTTCCTCCGGGCTTAATTTAAATGCCGAAGACATACCCGATTTGGGGCAACATCCCCGTATTAATCTAGAACCTGGCACCGCCTATCGTTTCCGCATACGTGCCCTTAATTCGGTGGGCGCTAGCGATTGGAGTGAGGTTTCTAGTTTTAAAACCTGTCTGCCAGGTTTTCCTGGAGCTCCTTCGgctataaaaatatcaaagtcTTCGGAGGGGGCTCATTTAACCTGGGAACCACCACCAAGTTGTGTCAGTTCCAATGAAATAGTAGAGTATTCAGTTTATTTGGCCGTCAAACCTGGCAAAGAAAAGGAAACCAAGGCTGGTCAACGAGCTCCTGCCCAATTAGCCTTTGTACGTGTTTATGTAGGTGCTGCCAATCAGTGTACTGTTTCCCATACTTCACTTTCAGCGGCTCATGTTGATTGCTCCAATAAACCGGCTATAATCTTTCGCATAGCTGCCCGCAATGAGAAAGGTTATGGTCCTGCTACTCAGGTTAGGTGGCTGCAAGATCCTGTGCAAAATTCCGCCAACAATCCCGGTTTAGGACCTAATAGTTTGCTCTCGCCAACACGCGTTAAACCGGAACTTACTGGTGCCTCACCAAGTAAACGTTTTAAAGCTACTGTGGCTGGCGGTGGTGGACGTTAA
- the LOC111676736 gene encoding exosome complex component RRP4 yields the protein MSTNVNIKLALDRVNMDLLAQNQTNAPRLYTPGEVVTAQQGFMKGHGTYVEGDDIIASVAGVIEQVNKLVSIKPLKSRYVGEIGDVVVARITEVQQKRWKVDTNSRLDSVLLLSSVNLPGGELRRRVAEDEQAMRKYLQEGDLISAEVQNIYDEGTLSLYTRSLKYGKLSQGVLVKVFPSLVKRRKTHFHNLSCGASIILGNNGFIWISPLVNLEQDGGDGGFSQNLSEVIPRADREVICRLRNCILALAHCKMMLYDTSILYAYEESMKYEVHELLQQEAIFDVAFLTQHRLRLQEE from the coding sequence atgtctACAAATGTGAATATCAAACTAGCCTTAGATCGTGTTAATATGGATCTATTGGcccaaaatcaaacaaatgcCCCACGTTTGTATACGCCCGGCGAAGTGGTTACAGCCCAACAGGGTTTTATGAAGGGTCATGGTACCTATGTGGAAGGTGATGATATTATAGCCTCGGTAGCTGGTGTTATAGAGCAAGTTAACAAATTGGTTTCCATAAAACCCCTAAAAAGTCGTTATGTGGGTGAAATCGGTGATGTGGTGGTGGCACGTATAACTGAAGTGCAACAGAAAAGATGGAAGGTGGATACAAATTCTCGTTTAGATTCTGTTCTACTGCTTTCCTCAGTCAATTTACCTGGAGGTGAACTGAGAAGACGTGTAGCCGAGGATGAACAGGCTATGCGCAAGTATCTACAAGAGGGTGATCTTATTTCGGCTGaagtacaaaatatttatgatgaGGGCACCTTATCTCTCTATACCAGATCTTTAAAATATGGCAAACTTTCCCAGGGTGTTTTAGTTAAAGTCTTTCCCTCTTTGGTTAAAAGACGTAAGACACATTTCCACAATTTATCCTGTGGAGCTAGCATTATTTTGGGTAATAATGGTTTTATTTGGATATCGCCTTTGGTGAATTTGGAACAAGATGGTGGTGATGGCGGTTTCTCACAAAATCTTTCGGAGGTTATACCTCGGGCCGATCGTGAAGTTATTTGTCGTTTAAGAAATTGTATTTTGGCCTTGGCCCATTGTAAAATGATGCTATATGATACGAGTATTTTGTATGCATATGAAGAGTCTATGAAATATGAAGTCCACGAATTGCTACAACAAGAGGCCATCTTTGATGTGGCCTTCTTGACGCAACATCGTTTGAGATTACAGGAGGAGTGA
- the LOC111676753 gene encoding histone deacetylase 8-like yields MSRKIKYIYSDNLIQQADKNPAVKGRASLTHNLLLSYGLLTHMERIRPLVCNTADLRAYHQKDYIKQLEVYESKLEKLENERDTNSASQLEEEEEDVIDCSFLSDCHGLSYDCPPWPGIKQYVCTIAGATMTACDCLCKSADKTEVIINWCGGWHHAQRDKAAGFCYINDIVLGILVLTKKFRRILYIDLDNHHGDGVEKAFANSKRVFCLSFHQLECGYYPGTGKAEDKGGDGALGYCANFPFKAGITGDKYIKYFKRICSNIFALYQPNVVVIQCGADVIVGDPLGGSNLIPNDVIECVQYILSYQLPCLILGGGGYHFPNASRFWCSLTAAICDVTLNEDISADNENFLEYGPDYCLTIKREKFLKDFNTEEYLETQCRIIEDNLKYYKVQAV; encoded by the exons atgtcgcgaaaaatcaaatatatttacaGTGATAATTTAATACAACAAGCGGACAAAAATCCAGCTGTAAAAGGCAGG GCTTCCTTGACCCATAATCTACTGTTATCCTATGGTTTGCTAACACACATGGAAAGAATAAGACCTTTGGTTTGCAACACGGCTGATTTAAGAGCATACCACCAAAAGGATTATATAAAACAGTTGGAGGTTTATGAGAGTAAACTTGAAAAATTGGAAAATGAAAGAGACACAAATTCAGCTTCGCAATTAGAAGAGGAGGAGGAAGATGTTATAGATTGTTCATTTTTATCCGATTGTCATGGTCTCTCCTATGATTGCCCTCCTTGGCCTGGTATTAAACAATATGTTTGCACTATTGCTGGCGCCACTATGACAGCGTGTGATTGTTTGTGCAAGTCTGCTGATAAAACCGAAGTCATAATAAACTGGTGTGGCGGTTGGCATCATGCCCAAAGGGACAAGGCAGCTGGTTTTTGTTATATCAATGATATTGTATTGGGCATTTTGGTATTGACCAAGAAATTTagaagaattttatatatagatcTAGACAATCATCATGGTGATGGTGTGGAGAAGGCTTTTGCCAATAGCAAAAGAGTATTTTGCTTGTCATTTCATCAGCTGGAGTGTGGTTACTATCCCGGCACAGGAAAAGCTGAGGATAAAGGTGGTGATGGAGCTTTAGGCTACTGCGCTAACTTTCCTTTTAAAGCGGGCATTACAGGCgacaaatacataaaatatttcaaaag aATATGTTccaatatttttgctttatatcAACCCAATGTTGTGGTTATACAATGCGGCGCTGATGTTATTGTGGGAGATCCTTTGGGAGGCTCTAATTTAATACCGAACGACGTAATTGAATGCGTGCAATATATCTTAAGTTATCAATTGCCTTGTTTAATATTGGGTGGAGGAGGCTATCATTTTCCTAATGCTAGTCGTTTTTGGTGCTCCCTGACGGCTGCAATTTGTGATGTCACTTTAAATGAAGACATTTCGGCggataatgaaaattttttagaatatgGACCGGACTATTGTTTAACCATAAAAAGAGAGAAATTCTTAAAGGATTTTAATACCGAGGAGTATTTAGAGACACAATGTCGTATTATTGAAG ataatttgaaatattataaagtacaagctgtttaa